A single genomic interval of Spinacia oleracea cultivar Varoflay chromosome 6, BTI_SOV_V1, whole genome shotgun sequence harbors:
- the LOC110794864 gene encoding uncharacterized protein isoform X1 — protein sequence MNSTDYHRKDCGRMATHSGSRKNQLHNRRDAQPNHLQKFKDSVTSDKASVDVNNLTQLHRESISGAGVPEIVVSSPVVTPVPTFTFDVCCEDGIQLFVDLNSSPSNWIESLKSGVHINDVVHKPKSQSFHEDIGLLCCPKQKNGSATIGSSKETDNGHLQDGSYPTTLLTGNLATTGAPDEGEGPLSSPGLKFLSNAGHSPGNVIDEQGYFTSRLESVTERQLPGAKSSRREGIFAADPDVYAAVQTRNHFKITGNSVPSDPKCSWMPAHQGSDAGNGICEIPLFQQTNCSVDPVVKCNESSTTVRMEMKGSTVATMSQDIEHSPTGIGRCVNVVDRLKNNEVVLSRTVKSIQAPSNELQMWPVQAVDQSTCVSPVLNSISSYLADSRSEVETHSRRRFFRKSDRNIKETQSYSAGNHSKGGYVSPCHRYESQNVINHTKGIETETAGFLRKQGAGIETDAALYPCHIDGSLELVVPRKNGVDHCITTKSNELQEDICRNPYTANVGNLGKSDTGSGREGSECLNFNNLTKKPWKKPLDPEYTGEHKRKRNFNSDEHQSKLVNAQAKILRSSNQFAEDDHSKRRRSSRLFTK from the exons ATGAATTCAACAGATTATCATAGAAAAG ACTGTGGACGCATGGCAACCCATAGTGGCTCTCGCAAGAACCAACTCCATAATCGTCGAGATGCACAACCAAATCATTTGCAGAAGTTCAAAGACTCTGTTACTTCTGATAAG GCATCTGTCGATGTGAATAACTTAACGCAACTCCACAGAGAAAGTATTAGTGGTGCAGGCGTTCCAGAGATTGTTGTTAGTTCTCCTGTAGTAACTCCTGTCCCTACATTTACGTTTGACGTATGTTGCGAGGATGGAATTCAACTTTTTGTTGATCTGAATTCAAGCCCATCAAACTGGATTGAGAGTTTAAAATCCGGAGTTCATATAAACGATGTTGTACACAAGCCCAAATCTCAAAGTTTTCATGAAGACATAGGCCTTTTATGTTGTCCTAAGCAAAAAAATGGTTCTGCTACTATAGGTTCATCTAAGGAGACCGATAATGGCCATCTTCAAGATGGATCTTACCCAACCACATTATTGACTGGTAATCTGGCAACAACAGGTGCACCTGATGAAGGAGAAGGACCTTTGTCTTCACctggattgaaattcttaagcAATGCTGGTCATAGCCCGGGGAATGTGATAGATGAACAAGGATATTTTACATCCAGACTTGAATCTGTTACTGAGAGACAACTTCCCGGTGCAAAATCTAGCAGAAGAGAGGGAATATTTGCTGCTGATCCAGATGTATATGCAGCTGTCCAGACTAGAAACCATTTTAAAATTACAGGGAATTCTGTGCCATCTGATCCTAAATGTTCATGGATGCCAGCACATCAGGGTTCAGATGCCGGTAATGGCATTTGTGAAATCCCACTCTTTCAGCAAACTAATTGCTCTGTGGACCCTGTTGTGAAATGTAATGAGTCGTCAACAACTGTTCGCATGGAGATGAAAGGATCAACTGTTGCTACTATGAGTCAGGATATTGAACATTCTCCTACTGGAATTGGTAGATGTGTAAATGTGGTTGACCGACTAAAGAATAACGAAGTGGTTTTGTCTCGAACAGTTAAATCTATTCAGGCTCCCAGTAATGAGCTTCAGATGTGGCCTGTACAAGCAGTTGATCAGAGCACATGTGTGTCTCCTGTATTGAATAGTATTTCATCATATCTTGCTGATAGTAGGAGTGAAGTGGAAACTCACAGCAGAAGACGCTTCTTCAGGAAATCTGATAGGAATATAAAAGAGACCCAATCTTATTCAGCGGGTAATCACTCAAAAGGCGGATATGTTTCTCCTTGTCACAGATATGAGTCCCAGAATGTTATCAATCATACTAAGGGTATTGAAACAGAAACTGCTGGATTTCTAAGGAAACAGGGGGCTGGTATTGAAACTGATGCAGCACTTTATCCTTGCCATATTGACGGGTCCCTTGAGTTGGTTGTTCCTAGGAAAAATGGGGTAGATCATTGCATTACAACTAAATCAAATGAGCTTCAAGAGGACATTTGCAGGAACCCATATACAGCCAATGTGGGAAATCTG GGTAAGAGCGACACTGGAAGTGGAAGGGAGGGATCAGA atGCTTGAACTTTAATAATCTAACAAAGAAGCCATGGAAAAAGCCTCTGGATCCAGAATATACTGGGGAACACAAGAGGAAGAGAAATTTTAATAGCGATGAACATCAAAGTAAATTGGTAAATGCCCAGGCAAAGATTTTGAGGTCTTCAAACCAGTTTGCTGAAGATGACCATTCAAAACGAAGAAGATCGTCACGGCTTTTTACCAAG TGA
- the LOC110794864 gene encoding uncharacterized protein isoform X2, whose amino-acid sequence MNSTDYHRKDCGRMATHSGSRKNQLHNRRDAQPNHLQKFKDSVTSDKASVDVNNLTQLHRESISGAGVPEIVVSSPVVTPVPTFTFDVCCEDGIQLFVDLNSSPSNWIESLKSGVHINDVVHKPKSQSFHEDIGLLCCPKQKNGSATIGSSKETDNGHLQDGSYPTTLLTGNLATTGAPDEGEGPLSSPGLKFLSNAGHSPGNVIDEQGYFTSRLESVTERQLPGAKSSRREGIFAADPDVYAAVQTRNHFKITGNSVPSDPKCSWMPAHQGSDAGNGICEIPLFQQTNCSVDPVVKCNESSTTVRMEMKGSTVATMSQDIEHSPTGIGRCVNVVDRLKNNEVVLSRTVKSIQAPSNELQMWPVQAVDQSTCVSPVLNSISSYLADSRSEVETHSRRRFFRKSDRNIKETQSYSAGNHSKGGYVSPCHRYESQNVINHTKGIETETAGFLRKQGAGIETDAALYPCHIDGSLELVVPRKNGVDHCITTKSNELQEDICRNPYTANVGNLSSLQDFLIFLDSSFCLLSKE is encoded by the exons ATGAATTCAACAGATTATCATAGAAAAG ACTGTGGACGCATGGCAACCCATAGTGGCTCTCGCAAGAACCAACTCCATAATCGTCGAGATGCACAACCAAATCATTTGCAGAAGTTCAAAGACTCTGTTACTTCTGATAAG GCATCTGTCGATGTGAATAACTTAACGCAACTCCACAGAGAAAGTATTAGTGGTGCAGGCGTTCCAGAGATTGTTGTTAGTTCTCCTGTAGTAACTCCTGTCCCTACATTTACGTTTGACGTATGTTGCGAGGATGGAATTCAACTTTTTGTTGATCTGAATTCAAGCCCATCAAACTGGATTGAGAGTTTAAAATCCGGAGTTCATATAAACGATGTTGTACACAAGCCCAAATCTCAAAGTTTTCATGAAGACATAGGCCTTTTATGTTGTCCTAAGCAAAAAAATGGTTCTGCTACTATAGGTTCATCTAAGGAGACCGATAATGGCCATCTTCAAGATGGATCTTACCCAACCACATTATTGACTGGTAATCTGGCAACAACAGGTGCACCTGATGAAGGAGAAGGACCTTTGTCTTCACctggattgaaattcttaagcAATGCTGGTCATAGCCCGGGGAATGTGATAGATGAACAAGGATATTTTACATCCAGACTTGAATCTGTTACTGAGAGACAACTTCCCGGTGCAAAATCTAGCAGAAGAGAGGGAATATTTGCTGCTGATCCAGATGTATATGCAGCTGTCCAGACTAGAAACCATTTTAAAATTACAGGGAATTCTGTGCCATCTGATCCTAAATGTTCATGGATGCCAGCACATCAGGGTTCAGATGCCGGTAATGGCATTTGTGAAATCCCACTCTTTCAGCAAACTAATTGCTCTGTGGACCCTGTTGTGAAATGTAATGAGTCGTCAACAACTGTTCGCATGGAGATGAAAGGATCAACTGTTGCTACTATGAGTCAGGATATTGAACATTCTCCTACTGGAATTGGTAGATGTGTAAATGTGGTTGACCGACTAAAGAATAACGAAGTGGTTTTGTCTCGAACAGTTAAATCTATTCAGGCTCCCAGTAATGAGCTTCAGATGTGGCCTGTACAAGCAGTTGATCAGAGCACATGTGTGTCTCCTGTATTGAATAGTATTTCATCATATCTTGCTGATAGTAGGAGTGAAGTGGAAACTCACAGCAGAAGACGCTTCTTCAGGAAATCTGATAGGAATATAAAAGAGACCCAATCTTATTCAGCGGGTAATCACTCAAAAGGCGGATATGTTTCTCCTTGTCACAGATATGAGTCCCAGAATGTTATCAATCATACTAAGGGTATTGAAACAGAAACTGCTGGATTTCTAAGGAAACAGGGGGCTGGTATTGAAACTGATGCAGCACTTTATCCTTGCCATATTGACGGGTCCCTTGAGTTGGTTGTTCCTAGGAAAAATGGGGTAGATCATTGCATTACAACTAAATCAAATGAGCTTCAAGAGGACATTTGCAGGAACCCATATACAGCCAATGTGGGAAATCTG TCTTCGTTGCAGGACTTCCTTATCTTTCTGGATTCGAGCTTTTGCTTACTTTCAAAGGAATAA